A stretch of the Ptychodera flava strain L36383 chromosome 18, AS_Pfla_20210202, whole genome shotgun sequence genome encodes the following:
- the LOC139117430 gene encoding GTP-binding protein RAD-like — MTIKERARSASEPFLSIADLPPYSAPPSYKVYLLGASSVGKSSLTMQFVSAAFSADLSEFDLSLSEDIDDVYDKTLLVDDNEATLQLFDTPSYGQEEFNKNEDRYLADGDAYLLVYSITSRQSFQRANELRFKLRRSKDSENVPIIIVGNKTDLERSREVTYEEGRHFAASFNCKFIETSASLGHNIDTLFEGVVRQIRLRAHKSEEMQTKAKDSPQKRRNSKRRRSSVFKRARGLLGRFFGKRNSDPSPSYRSRSKSCHNLEIL; from the exons ATGACGATCAAAGAAAGAGCACGAAGCGCAAGTGAACCGTTTCTCAGCATAGCTGACCTTCCACCGTACTCCGCGCCACCGAGTTACAAAGTCTACTTGCTGGGTGCCTCGTCCGTTGGTAAATCCTCGCTAACTATGCAGTTTGTTAGCGCTGCCTTCTCCGCTGATCTCAGCGAATTCGACCTCTCACTCTCCG AAGATATAGACGATGTTTACGATAAAACTTTGCTGGTAGATGACAACGAAGCCACTCTGCAGCTGTTTGATACACCATCGTATGGGCAG GAGGAATTCAATAAAAACGAGGACCGGTACCTGGCCGATGGGGATGCATACCTACTGGTTTACTCAATTACAAGCAGGCAAAGCTTTCAACGAGCCAATGAATTACGATTCAAACTGAGGCGAAGCAAGGACAGTGAAAACGTTCCCATCATCATTGTCGGTAATAAAACCGACTTGGAAAGGTCACGAGAGGTCACGTATGAAG AGGGAAGACACTTTGCGGCATCGTTTAATTGTAAGTTCATCGAGACATCGGCATCGCTGGGCCACAACATCGACACCTTGTTTGAGGGCGTCGTGCGGCAGATCCGACTGAGGGCGCACAAATCGGAAGAAATGCAGACCAAAGCCAAGGACAGTCCGCAAAAACGGAGAAACAGCAAGAGAAGGCGCAGTTCCGTGTTCAAACGCGCCAGAGGATTGCTCGGTCGGTTCTTCGGCAAACGGAATAGTGACCCGTCTCCTAGCTATAGATCACGTTCAAAATCATGCCACAATTTGGAAATCCTATAA